A window of Lepidochelys kempii isolate rLepKem1 chromosome 1, rLepKem1.hap2, whole genome shotgun sequence contains these coding sequences:
- the LOC140898519 gene encoding olfactory receptor 52K1-like, with protein MPQQDNLSGSNGTGSDPSVYFLTGIPRLEALHLWISIPFSSVFTMILLGNCTLLYVIKTEPSLHKPMFYFLAMLTVINLVLSTTTVPKILSIFWFNSREISFNACLVQMFFIHSMSMMESALLLAMAFDRYVAICNPLRYATILTNSMIAKIGLAALARAVLFMVPLPFLVRRLPFCQSHVISHCCCDHMAVAKLACASTMINNIYGIIVALFIVGLDLLFIVLSYIKILRTVLSLASKEEQLKAFGTCVSHLCAILVVYVPGVLSSVTHRFSHQIAPYVHVLMGTFYLLFPPMMNPIVYGVKTKQIRDRVLLLFRRKSF; from the coding sequence ATGCCACAACAAGACAACCTGTCAGGTTCCAACGGCACAGGCTCTGATCCATCAGTGTACTTCCTGACGGGCATCCCGAGGCTGGAAGCTCTGCAcctctggatctccatccccttctcctCAGTGTTCACCATGATCCTTCTAGGAAACTGCACCCTCTTGTATGTTATCAAGACAGAGCCCTCCTTACACAAGCCCATGTTCTATTTCCTCGCCATGCTGACCGTCATCAACCTGGTTTTATCTACAACCACCGTGCCGAAAAtactgagcatcttctggtttAATTCCAGGGAGATCAGCTTTAATGCCTGCCTGGTGCAGATGTTTTTCATTCATTCAATGTCCatgatggagtctgctctgctgctggccatggCCTTCGACAGGTACGTGGCCATCTGCAACCCCTTGAGATATGCCACCATCCTGACCAATTCAATGATAGCGAAGATCGGGTTGGCGGCTTTGGCCCGGGCTGTTCTGTTCATGGTCCCTCTGCCCTTTCTCGTCAGGAGGCTGCCATTCTGCCAGTCCCATGTCATCTCCCATTGCTGCTGCGATCACATGGCTGTGGCAAAGCTGGCTTGTGCCAGCACTATGATCAATAACATCTATGGGATCATCGTAGCTCTCTTCATTGTGGGGCTGGATCTGCTGTTCATCGTCCTGTCATACATCAAGATCCTAAGGACTGTCTTAAGCCTGGCATCCAAGGAAGAGCAGCTCAAGGCTTTCGGTACCTGTGTTTCCCACCTTTGCGCCATCTTAGTGGTCTATGTACCAGGGGTTCTCTCTTCAGTAACTCATAGGTTCAGCCACCAAATCGCCCCGTACGTACATGTCCTGATGGGCACTTTCTACCTCCTCTTTCCTCCCATGATGAACCCCATCGTGTACGGTGTGAAAACCAAACAGATTCGTGACCGGGTGCTTCTCCTGTTTCGAAGGAAAAGCTTCTAG
- the LOC140898562 gene encoding olfactory receptor 52K1-like, with amino-acid sequence MLLQGNLSAPNGTGSDPSVFFLTGIPGLEALHPWISIPFCSMFTVALLGNFTLLYVIKTEPSLHQPMFYFLAMLAIIDLGLSTTTMPKILSIFWFNSREISFNACLVQMFFLHSFSTLESTLLLAMAFDRYMAICIPLRYATILTNSVIAKIGLAALARAVLLVVPFPFLVRRLPYCGSHVISHCYCEHMAMVKLACADTRVNNVYGIMVVLFIVGLDLLFISLSYVNILRAVLSLASKEEQLKAFGTCGSHLCAILVFYIPVVLSSTIHRFRRHFAPHVHILLANFYLLFPPMMNPIVYGVKTKQICDWVLLLFRGKSF; translated from the coding sequence ATGCTCCTGCAGGGCAACCTGTCAGCTCCTAACGGCACAGGCTCTGATCCATCAGTGTTCTTCCTGACAGGCATCCCAGGACTGGAAGCTCTGCACccctggatctccatccccttctgctcAATGTTCACCGTGGCCCTTCTAGGAAACTTCACTCTCTTGTATGTTATCAAGACAGAGCCCTCCCTCCATCAGCCCATGTTCTATTTCCTCGCCATGCTGGCCATCATCGACCTGGGTTTATCCACAACCACCATGCCGAAAAtactgagcatcttctggtttAATTCCAGGGAGATCAGCTTTAATGCCTGCCTGGTGCAGATGTTTTTCCTTCACTCGTTCTCCACCCTGGAGTCTACTTTGCTGCTGGCCATGGCCTTCGACAGGTACATGGCCATCTGCATCCCCCTGAGGTATGCCACCATCCTGACCAATTCAGTGATAGCAAAGATCGGGCTGGCAGCTTTGGCCCGGGCTGTTCTGCTAGtggtccccttccccttcctcgtCAGGAGGCTGCCCTACTGTGGGTCCCATGTCATCTCTCATTGCTACTGTGAGCACATGGCCATGGTGAAGCTGGCCTGTGCTGACACCAGGGTCAATAATGTCTATGGGATCATGGTAGTTCTCTTTATTGTGGGGCTGGATCTGTTGTTCATCTCCCTATCGTATGTCAACATCCTAAGGGCTGTCTTAAGCCTGGCATCCAAGGAAGAGCAGCTCAAGGCTTTCGGCACCTGTGGCTCCCACCTTTGCGCCATCTTAGTATTCTACATCCCTGTGGTCCTCTCCTCAACAATACACAGGTTCAGGCGCCATTTCGCCCCACACGTACACATCCTGCTGGCTAATTTCTACCTCCTCTTTCCTCCCATGATGAACCCCATCGTGTATGGTGTGAAAACCAAACAGATTTGTGACTGGGTGCTTCTCCTGTTCCGAGGGAAAAGCTTCTAG
- the LOC140905609 gene encoding olfactory receptor 52E4-like encodes MSRYNHSNPSTFLLMGIPGLEATHFWIAFPFCAMYVVALLGNFILLFVIKTEPSLHLPMYYFLCMLAGIDLVLTTSTVPKILSIFWFHSHEIGFECCVVQMFFIHSFSAMESGVLLAMAFDRYVAICKPLRYTAILTNAIIAKIGLAVFVRGISLMTPLTCMVSRLPYCGPRVISHSYCEHMAVVKLACGDTMLNYVYGITTATFVVASDSIFITISYILILRAVLSLSSRDARLKSFSTCGSHVCVILLFYTPGLFSFYTQRWGQNIPTHIHILLAHLYIVVPPMLNPIIYGMKTKQIRGRLLSHSIQRDSRLGFEDAKQQ; translated from the coding sequence ATGTCACGCTACAATCActccaacccctccaccttcctCCTAATGGGCATTCCGGGGCTGGAGGCCACCCACTTCTGGATCGCCTTCCCATTCTGTGCCATGTACGTTGTGGCCCTGCTGGGGAACTTCATCCTCCTCTTTGTGATCAAGACGGAGCCGAGCCTGCACTTGCCCATGTATTActtcctctgcatgctggcagGCATCGACCTGGTGCTCACCACCTCCACCGTGCCCAAGATcctgagcatcttctggttccACTCCCATGAAATCGGCTTTGAGTGCTGCGTGGTCCAGATGTTCTTCATCCACAGTTTCTCTGCCATGGAGTCGGGGGTGCTGCTGGCCATGGCCTTTGACCGCTACGTCGCCATCTGCAAGCCATTGCGCTACACCGCCATCCTCACCAACGCCATCATTGCCAAGATCGGGTTGGCCGTCTTTGTGCGGGGCATCAGCCTGATGACCCCCTTGACGTGCATGGTCAGCCGCCTGCCCTACTGTGGTCCCAGGGTCATCTCCCACTCCTACTGCGAGCACATGGCCGTGGTGAAGCTGGCCTGTGGGGACACCATGCTCAACTATGTCTACGGGATAACGACCGCGACCTTTGTGGTGGCCTCAGACTCCATCTTCATCACCATCTCCTACATCCTGATCCTCCGGGCCGTCCTGAGCCTGTCCTCCAGGGACGCGCGCCTGAAGTCCTTTAGCACCTGTGGCTCCCACGTGTGTGTCATCCTGCTCTTCTACACCCCGGGGCTGTTCTCCTTCTACACACAGCGCTGGGGCCAGAACATCCCCACGCACATCCACATCCTGCTGGCACACCTCTACATTGTGGTGCCGCCCATGCTGAACCCCATCATATACGGCATGAAGACCAAGCAGATCAGGGGCCGGCTGCTGAGCCATTCTATCCAAAGAGACTCAAGGCTTGGCTTTGAGGATGCTAAACAGCAATGA
- the LOC140898610 gene encoding olfactory receptor 51E2-like, which produces MPSPNNTDFSPSSFILSGTPGLEVARFWLAFPLCSMYLVAIVGNGAVVFIVKTEQSLHAPMYFFLCMLAAVDLALSTSTMPRMLSYLWFDWREISFGACLLQMFLIHSLSAVESTVLLAMAWDRYMAICHPLRHATILTNPMTAKIGLAAMARGMLFFLPLPLLILRLSFCGSNVLSHSYCLHQDVMNLACTSITANVVYGLTAILLVMGLDALLIALSYFMIIKAVLQLSLRKERVKAFSTCVAHLCVVLAFYMPLIGLSVVHRFGKGLTPLVQVVMGDIYLLMPPLLNPIVYGARTKQIRRRILRWILHH; this is translated from the coding sequence ATGCCCTCTCCCAACAACACTGACTTCAGTCCTTCCTCCTTCATCTTGTCTGGCACACCCGGTCTGGAAGTTGCCCGTTTCTGGCTGGCGTTCCCTCTGTGCTCCATGTACCTCGTGGCCATTGTAGGCAACGGCGCAGTGGTGTTCATTGTAAAGACGGAGCAGAGCCTCCATGCCCCcatgtatttcttcctctgtATGCTGGCTGCCGTCGACCTGGCGCTATCCACCAGCACCATGCCCAGAATGCTCTCCTACCTGTGGTTTGACTGGAGGGAAATCAGCTTCGGCGCCTGCCTGCTCCAGATGTTCCTCATCCACTCCCTGTCCGCTGTCGAGTCCACCGTCTTGCTGGCCATGGCCTGGGATAGGTACATGGCCATCTGCCACCCTCTGCGGCACGCCACCATCCTCACCAATCCAATGACGGCGAAGATAGGCCTGGCCGCTATGGCTAGGGGCATGCTGTTCTTCCTCCCTTTGCCCTTGCTCATTCTTCGCCTGTCGTTCTGCGGCTCCAACGTCCTGTCGCACTCCTATTGTTTGCACCAGGACGTTATGAACCTGGCCTGCACCAGCATCACAGCCAATGTCGTCTATGGCTTGACTGCTATCCTCTTGGTGATGGGCCTCGACGCGCTGCTGATTGCCCTGTCCTACTTCATGATCATCAAGGCTGTCTTGCAGCTGTCCTTGAGGAAGGAGCGTGTCAAGGCTTTCAGCACCTGCGTGGCCCACCTCTGTGTGGTCCTGGCTTTCTACATGCCACTGATTGGACTGTCCGTGGTGCACAGGTTTGGGAAAGGTCTCACTCCACTGGTTCAGGTTGTCATGGGGGACATCTACCTCCTGATGCCGCCCCTGCTGAATCCCATTGTCTATGGAGCAAGAACCAAACAGATACGCAGACGGATCctgaggtggattctccatcactga